TCCGGTCAATAATTATGTCCGGCCGCAATATATTGATTCATGGAATGATGCGCCGTCAAAAAATTCATTGATTCAGTTCAAAGATATTCAGAATGCATCGACGTTTGTCTGGAAAGATAAGCCGGATACGGTATACGATGCGATACATGTTTTTATAAAATTTCTCAAAAACAAATGATTCACGTGCGTCTTAAATCATTTTTCTTGGGATCAAAATGACATCCGTCGTTCGATGTTCACGCGAAATCGTAAGTTTGTGAGGGGTTGTTTTTTCTAATACGCGACGCAATTCAGTCAGCGTATAAAAAGATGCCGGTTTTTCGTCAATCGACTCGATCAGATCATTCTTTTGTATGCCGCTGGAGTACGCCGGCGAATTTTCCAAAACATCATTGATTCTGAATGTATGATAATCTTTTCCTTCAGCAGTAATGCTGAGACCGCCACAAAATGCGGAAGCAAAAGAATCGATAAATGTCGCATTAGGCTCGAGGTATAAACGATCATGTTTAAGATCAATAACGATATTAAACCGATTCATGATTTGCATGCCGATGCTGCCGTATTCCGAAGGATTGGCATGGGCGCCGGCCTGATCTTGAGAAAAAAGCGTGACCGGATTGCTGATGACAAAATTTCCAAGCTGCAATTTTGAGATTCTACCCATTTGTCCGACTGAAGCGCCGCCGGCTCCAACTTTACCGATTGCGCGAATGGTTGGTATGGAGCCATTCAACAACTGCCGGTCATTGACAAATGGCGAGTTAAATAACAGAGCACCGGACGACCCCATGTCTATTAAAAAAGGACCGCGGCTTGCAGGTTCGTTTGATAAACTGATTTCCGCATCCATTTGAATATGCCCAGCGCCGTTCAACCTGACGGGAATTGCGTCGCCTTTACCGGCGTATGCAAATGTGTTTTTATCGTGTAATATCATAGTGAGATTTTTAAAATCAATTTCCACCGCAAACTGTTTAATAAATTCAGTGCCAACCAAACCATCGAAAT
The sequence above is drawn from the bacterium genome and encodes:
- a CDS encoding aspartyl protease family protein translates to MKRKTKITLVAVVFLSVILIVWKIGFFKPDPIVPQSGVTIPFEMINNHILFKAKVNNSRELSFILDTGNKYTLIEVETAKELGLSFRGDVQVKGAGSQISTGYFVSDASMIIPGYDTYAEPVTLAIQLKHLAASFGHDFDGLVGTEFIKQFAVEIDFKNLTMILHDKNTFAYAGKGDAIPVRLNGAGHIQMDAEISLSNEPASRGPFLIDMGSSGALLFNSPFVNDRQLLNGSIPTIRAIGKVGAGGASVGQMGRISKLQLGNFVISNPVTLFSQDQAGAHANPSEYGSIGMQIMNRFNIVIDLKHDRLYLEPNATFIDSFASAFCGGLSITAEGKDYHTFRINDVLENSPAYSSGIQKNDLIESIDEKPASFYTLTELRRVLEKTTPHKLTISREHRTTDVILIPRKMI